In Phaseolus vulgaris cultivar G19833 chromosome 3, P. vulgaris v2.0, whole genome shotgun sequence, the sequence ATTATTTTCATTTGACATAAGAATTACTTTTTTAATCTAAATGGACCCATAATCTGTAGAGAGACCATTGTAATCATTTGAATTGAAGTTATAACTCAAATATAAACTCAGCTATGAAGAGATATTTGAAACTAAAATTAGGTGGGTTCTATGATAATATGCTTCTCAACGATCTATTTGGGGAAAGTTTGATTAAGTGGTATCCTCCAAAGTCCAAAATATGCAAAATTTCAAGGCCTTGGTGTGTATGCTGATCCTTTCTTACTTGTGTTATGCAGAATCATGACAACCCTCCTTCAAATAATCAAACAATTGCACATTTTAGAGATGCAGGCAGTGGAGAAGACTCGGATCAAACACAAAAACGAATGAAAACATACAAGTGATGTAGCATTTTCATGAGCATCCACTTACATCCAGATTTCTTGTTCCTGGCGCAGCATATTCCTTGTGGCTACTGTACATCCTTCCCCATAAGTTTGACTTTTTAATGGTTATATTAGAACCATATAAAACTTGAAAACGACCATTTGTGGAGATATTGAAGCTTCTGCTGTAGTGGGGCATGCCATCTATTTTAGCTGTATGATACATATTATATCATAGCTATTCAGTATTATTCAGCATCTGTTTGGAAATTTTATGATATATATACACACGTTTATTTATAATGCATTTGGAGAGTgtttggaaaagaaaaaaaagagtatttTTTATGATATGTTTTTAGAGCCACTTTTTAGAACTTAATCTTTCTAGTCTGTGCAAACAGTATTTTTCTCTTAACAAATTTGGGAGCTTGTGCAACGTATTAGaaacattttgtttcttatagTAAGAATTCATGTACTCTAAAtgattaagttttttaaaaacatattcaAATTACTCTTtgaatgataataaaatatactttaaatactatttatatagTATCACTATATAATCCTATTTGGGAGAGGACATGTACTATTCATATATATACCAGGATATACTCTCATAACTTTCTTCATATTCTGTGAACTGTCATACATGCCTTAATTACTATACTATATTTCCTGTTTCACATCTACAGGTTATTTTAAGaggtaaaaagataaaaaaagttgAGACACTTTCATAACAATCTACTTTAGAAGCTCTTAAGACTTTAGGAAAGGAAGAGCCAAAACCATTTTGCCTTTCTCATATAAAAGGAGGATTTCAAAGGGAGAAGACCTTTCTCCTTTCTTGCCTTAAGAGTTTTTCCTTGAGAATAATTGTTTAGTTGCCTtactaaatatttcttttaatttaataatatatttttatttcaatagtcattataataatagtaattattCGTTAAAAGAAAAGTGCAACTattcatcttttaaaaaaataatttatttatttatttaataaaataaataattgaataattttttttttcaaaataactaaataagttctctttttataaataacggttataaaattataagattCTCAGTCTTTGTCACACTCAAGATGATTAGATCACTAGGGTCAAACCAATGTACTATGATCTTTCATTCATCAAAATGTCATCactttttttatgattgattgTTTTAGCcaaatgttaaataattattataccATAGTGATTGAATTTAATTATACATGTATGATTACACAATATGCCCCACCTTACTCTGCACTATGTTTTCAATATTAAATGACAAATCAGTGTGATCCTTGTGTTAGTGAATCTTTTCCACTCTACTTCAATTTTATGACCAAATGGAGCATAAAATATTAAGCTTGTGATGTTAAGTTAATTATGGTCCATCAATGGTGGTAAGCATTCTTGAGGGTTTGTGTAGAAATAGTCCTCTTCCTTGGGTTTTCCAGGCACCACTGATCTTGTAGTTGGGTTCCCTATACGTTCTGCATGAGCTACCTTCACTGACATGGAGAACTGGTTCCAGCTTATGCTCCCATTTTTGTACTGGTCTATGAGATTAACCAAAAGTTTTCTGTTTAAAAGAATTGTCTTCTTGAATCCCAAGTACCTGAAACCATAACAGAGTTCATCAGTAATTTTAGTTAACAATGTTATTGATAATAATTAATGTATATCAGAAAACTTGATTCATCATATTCAGTGACTTTCTCCTATTAGTCACATTTTTTCATCTAAGTACTAGAACCTGAAATCTTGTTTAAGGAAATCAGATTCGGTTTTGTTGGTACAAAATTCATCAACATATGGTCAAAAAAAGTTAACCATTTCAATCTAAACACACTTTTCATGTAACAAATTTATGCACCTTCTGTTGCCCTCAACCAGTTTAGCCATGTTGCCTTGGTACGATGGTACAAATATATCACTCTCTATTGACACGCAATAATCCAATGCTGCCATTTGGTTTGCATGGTTCCTGAAAGGATCAAGTTCTGAGGGTTCCAATAATGTCTCCTTCTTAACCTGTTGAGGTGATTAATAGATAATAATAAGTCAGTGTTCCTTTTGTTTGAATTGCCAGAAATTGTTGATTggagttttgaaaaggtttttttCACCAACCATGTTTGGGAAGGCTTCTTTGAGACTTGCCATTCTTTTTTCTGATTTGTATGTATCCCCAGCAGCAATATAAACTTGAATATTACTATCAATGTTCAGTGCACTTAGTGTTAGAGCAGTTTCCTCAGGAGTCAGAGGACAAAGACCATCTCTTCTTTTCTTATCAGAATCTATCTCTTTCTCTTTCCACCATGGATAAGAATATCTATACAATGATTTTAGTATAAGATATTATTAGAAATGTACTTTTCACAATACTTGGTTTACACCTCATGAACAAAGAAAATTAATGTAAGTATCATGAAAAAAGAGTAGATTGTATTTGATTGTTAATTTTAGtatgaaaaaaaagagttcTTCTGGTACCTCCAATAGTTCCATATAAAAAAGTTACACTAAaggataatttatatatatcttTCTCTTTTAACTTATCCagatattttttaaagacaaaatcctataagatttaaatttaaatttgatagtAACTCAGATACGGATTAGTGCCATGATACTTTTTCTGTGAAGAAAAACTagtgagagagaaaaagaaagttcTATTAAAATATGGCTTGGTTGATTAGAAAACTTCAAAAGTTGTTTTTGTGCAAGAGTAAAAGTGGTGTGCAAATATCAAACCACAGAATTAGAACTGATAACTTTTCCATGTTGAATGAACAATGCTACTCACCTCATTTTTGTTAACTCATCAATCTCTTCCTTGTTGCATCCTTCATTGCAGCCACTGAAAGCAACCATGTCCATTTCATATCTAAGATGAAGTGACAAGAAGGGTCCTTTCTCCTTAAGAATCTTAACAATCTTCCTGGCCAATTGTTCAATTGGAGGAACAAATCTCAAAGCATGGTAGTTAACCCTGCACCTAAACTTTTGAACTTCTTCAGGAATTCCATTATTTGCAAGTCTTGCATCAGATTTAGTGAAGTGTACTACCCCATATGTTTTTATCCTGGGAAGAATCTGTGATTTTTAAGATACAGACAATTGAATAGTTAATTTTTGCATGATTTGACACATTAACATTGTAAGTTTATGGTAGAAGGTTATGTACCACATGATAGTAATATGACATATTTGACCAACTTATGGGTGGCATGGAAGAGAGGGACCCTTTTTCCATCTTGTGCTTTTGTTGGGAAGGAAGCTCTTTCAGTATCACAACCTCATCTCTCAAAGAATTCTTGAAATAATCCACATCAAATATATCTTTGAATTGGCTGCCATAACAAGTAACAAAACTTTGAAGGAAACTTACCTCTATTATAAATATACTTGATATTCTTCTTTACTTaaatctgaaattttattttgatatataatttatattttgttagaTGAAACTTTAATATACTAATATTGTTCCTCTTGTAAGTTACTACGAGAAAATTATCGAAcagaaattaattatattaataaaaaataattagttattatattaactaaattagatattattttaaatgttaagaaaattattgatatttaaatttgtttttattattgataaatagtttctaaattgatatttaattaactactaagattttaactatcCACTTCTAAATAACTGGTAACTAAAATCTTgattgttaattaaatattaatttataaattatttattaataataaaaagtaatttaaatattaatattttttattctttaaaataatatctaatttaatcaatacaacaactaattattttttgtctttaaaattagtttctatttaatgattttcaaaaaaaaataaattatattttttaatatttttttatttccttatacTCTATAATAACTCAATTAATTGGTGCAAATGTTATACTAACACAATTTATACTTCgaacatttaatatatatatatatatatatatatatatatatatatatatatatatatatatatattcctgaTGTATAGTTATTTATCGAGTTGCTTCaatatgctttttttttttggttaattTTACATTCGACATCAAACTTAAAGAGT encodes:
- the LOC137806332 gene encoding rhamnogalacturonan I rhamnosyltransferase 1-like, with amino-acid sequence MGEKGRFIMVALKRSSMLRLWTLRLAFLIMLWTIVVQLRGFGDMLTPSMFNTHSASSLPHHRIYENNGYVMVSSNGGLNQMRAGICDMVTIARYLNVTLILPQLDNTSFWNDHSQFKDIFDVDYFKNSLRDEVVILKELPSQQKHKMEKGSLSSMPPISWSNMSYYYHVILPRIKTYGVVHFTKSDARLANNGIPEEVQKFRCRVNYHALRFVPPIEQLARKIVKILKEKGPFLSLHLRYEMDMVAFSGCNEGCNKEEIDELTKMRYSYPWWKEKEIDSDKKRRDGLCPLTPEETALTLSALNIDSNIQVYIAAGDTYKSEKRMASLKEAFPNMVKKETLLEPSELDPFRNHANQMAALDYCVSIESDIFVPSYQGNMAKLVEGNRRYLGFKKTILLNRKLLVNLIDQYKNGSISWNQFSMSVKVAHAERIGNPTTRSVVPGKPKEEDYFYTNPQECLPPLMDHN